The nucleotide sequence CATGTGATCTGTTACTACTTCTAAACTCTGTTGACTTATGCCAGGAGCTTGCAATGACACAAAACTGTGGTTTCCATGTAAATGTATTCCTGGATTCTGGTTTTAGAAGGAGGCGGGAAGGACGTAGACATACCCGACAGTGTTTCTTCTCTGAGAACCATGGTGACAGAGACTGCTTTTCATACAGAACCCTATGGTGTGTCATGGTGGCCGGTGGGATCCGATCTGCTGACCTATTTCTACACTTGCCCCAGAGGGTTAATGATTATGCTTAAGTTAAACTTGTCAGATCCATTGTAGAACCATCCtgaaacaaaatatataattataggaaaaacacataaaacttaaaaaaaaaaaaaaacacgcccAAAATTCACAATTCTCTAACTGAATTACAAAGGAGAagtaagggaaggaaagagaggcatAATCAAAGAATGTTTATTTCTGAATACTCACGTTTTGGCAAGTAAAAACCATCAGATAGAGTGAAGCAATCAGAGGACTTTTACTAAAAACAGCACAATATGTGGTCTATAAATGTATCTGGTGTAGGCCTGCTGTGTGGGTGACAAAAGGACTCTCATGTCGCCACCTGGGTTGTGGTCTTTCAGAACAGTGGACACAGCCAGTATAGTCTACACACTACTTACATCCTGGGAAATCCAGGTGAACTTAGATCTGAGCTTTTATGTAAGATGAGTCATTGCTGATGTTAATCTTGATTGTGGGCTTAATGGAGAAGAGAGTACAACATTAATTGGAAAGGCTCACCTCTGAGGTCATTTCCAAGAGGGTTAACCAAGAGTAGAATATGCTCCCTAAATGTGGGTGGGCAGCATGGGCTGAGTGGGGACATAAAGGagggcaggaggaaacccccatgCAGGcagtctctttctgtttcctggctgGGGTATACAGAGCTGATCGGCTTCTGTGTGCCCTTCCATCATCCTGCTCCACCTCACGACAGCCCAGAAACAGTGAATCCAGCCAGCTGACCGTGCACTAAGACCTCTGCCAAAACTGGGTACCTGTTCCTTTTAAGTTGTTTCCTCAGATATTGTTAATAGCAACAAAAACATTTGACTAACAGATTGAGAATGTGGCCTCAGATCATTACAAACTGGCATTTGCCTACATGAATAGCCTATGGGTCACTCAGAAGTCATCCTGACAGTCCTGTGCATTGTAATAGTGGCATGCAGGTAATCCAGCTCCAGTGCTCCGAATTTTAAAAAGCCCATAATTTGTAGTATGTGAAAAGTTCTGTGTTCTGAATATTCCCACTGTAGCTGATTCCAAACAACTAATGAAGAATAGCTCACAAAATTCCTGCCGATTTACCCGTCAGTTTACTAGGAGCCAGATCCAGGAAGCCTGCAGTTGTTACATGGGACATCTAGCCCTATCCTCTAAATGTCACTTAAGTTCCTCAAATCACTGTGACAGTGAAAAAGAAATGTTGCCACAGGTTTCCAGAACACCCCATCAGGAGCAATGTAGGCCTCTGTAGAGGCAGTTGTGTGAGTGATCTCACCAAGTACTGGAACATTACCCAGGCGGGCCGGTGTGAGACAGCCTGCATGCACAGCCTCCTCCTGCCTTTCTGTCTGCTAGAGAGagatgtgtgaacacacacaactGGTACCACAGTGCTGAGCTTTTAAAAGCAAGCCTACAGTGCTAATCTGACTCAGTCTGCCCAGGTCAGGAGGGACCCCGGGGCCTTCCAGCTTGAGGACAGCAGTCTCATCATATCTTTATGGTGTCAGAACACGGGAACATGACTCTAATGAAGAGATGCATACCCCAGAGGTTGCCCTCCCTGAGTCTATTGCCACTTTTGTCAACTCAGCTCCTCCTCTGTGACGTTAACGGCAAATATCTAAGGCAAGTCCCCTTTTCTGAATGACTAAGTTGTAACAATAGCAAGCTGCTAGACAAGTAAAATCAAGTCCCAGGACCCTGAGAGAATTGAAAACAAGCTGTGTAGATCTTCCAAACACTGATAAGCAGGCAGGTCAGCATGTGGTCTCACTTCATAGAACATTTGGTCTGAGACTTGCTCTGCACAGGACCAAAGGATCTTCTCTTTCTTGCTTCAGTGCACACTTGATTCTGAAGTGGCTGTCAGAGTGGGCGGAGAGTTCTTCTTTGACCCTCAGCCCACAGATGCCCCTCGAAACCTCGTGTTGATTGCTGGAGGGGTTGGGATTAACCCCCTGCTTTCCATCCTGCGCCACTCAGCAGATCTCCACCGAGACCAAGCAGACAGAGGAAGGAGCCGTGAGACAGGAACAATAAAACTGTTCTACAGTGCGAAGAACACCAGTGAGCTCCTGTTTCAGGTAAGGTAGGAGATGTTTACAGAGTTCTCCAAACAAGTGTACATAATTGTGTAATCAGACAACAGGTGATACTACATGATAGGTGCAAAGGGGGCTAGTGAGTCTGAAGGATACAGATGAGAGCTCGGGACAGGAGCTCCCGAgctcctgtgtgtgtggtggggcgAGCAACCAGAAGACAGTGCGTATCAAAGTTCCATAACGACACCCAGTGCTCCGTGTGCTAATTAAAGAGTGAAAGCCATACAGGTGTGTAGAACAAGAAGGAAGTGGGACTACCTAGGGGGCTGAAGAGGAGTAAAGGGAGAAGGGTGGGTGAGCATGGCCAAAGCATGAGATGTACTCCAATGAAAAGCCCATCACCAAACAATAtatgacaataaaaataaataaacatgtaaataaataggaaatgtttttttctgtagGTTCAGATTTTTCTGCAAAAGTTCACATAAAAGGCTTGTCACTTCAAATGAGAATTAACAGACACATTTCACCCAGGAcagttaaaaatgttttcagttaAGCAGCAGGGAAGATGAGATTTGGTGGCTGTCTTGGatatttttctattgctatgatataACACTGTGACCAAGAAAACCTACAAAGGAAGCCTTTAATGTGGGAATTCTGGCTTTAGACGGTTAAAGTCTATGACtgtcatggcagcaggcaggcatggtgctgaagcAGTAGCTGGAAAGCTCACATCTTGAGACACAAGCAAGAGGCAGAAAGGGCTAACTAGGAATAGGAGGAGTCTTTTGAAACTCAAagtccaccccagtgacacacctgtaacaaggccatacctcctaatccttcccaaacaattccaccaactgGAGCCAAGTATTCAAACTTTGGGTCTGTGGGCCCATCTCATCACCACAGTGGGATAGAATTTAGAAGCTAATGGAACAGAAAGGTTactagagccaggcatggtgtcacacctgtagtcccagcacttggcaagCTAAAGCAGGAAGATCTGGCGTTTGTGGCtaacctcagctacatagcaaatgCAGGGCTAGCTtgagactctgtcccaaaaaATAGGAGGAGGAAGTGTAGTGGTATCAGATGGTGGTTTTGAGACATCAGCCttgactggtcttgaactcatagagatccgtccacctgtctctgtgtgGCGTACCCAGctgtgctttgatttttttttttttttttaaattgtagttTGACCCAATATGTTTGACATTCCAGAAAGATATCCTCGACTTAGTGCATGAATTTCCTGGGAAGATTACTTGCAGTTTGCATGTTACAAAACAGACGACACAAATCAGTGCAGAACTTAAGCCTTACATCACAGGTGAGTCCTCTAAAGTGATTTTGGCCAGTTGTGCTTTACTGGAGAGACGGGCCAGTTGGTTAAGCAGAGATATTTTACTGTTAGAGTCACCTGCTGGGAGTGTCATTCCCAGGGGAACTGAGACAGTTCATATAGAAATTCTTTGTTGGATTTTGTATTATAGGTAGATTCCTACTGCTTATATTAGAAGtgtattttttacaatttttacaAGGCTTGGGATCATCAtagaatacaataaaaaaaagtatACATCTTTGGTTGAATCGGTTCCATATGCCATTAGTTTCCCTATTTGGAAAGAATCTTTAAagttatctgtttgtttgtttgtttgtttgtttgtttgttttagttttttgagacaaggtcttactgtgtagccttggctggcctagaactcataaagatctaccTGACTCTACCCTCCAAGTACTGAGgttaaaggtttgcaccaccacacctagctaaaGCTATTCTTAAATAATAacctgtatgtgtgtctctgtcactgtctctctctctcaggtgtgtgtgtgtacaggtatatATGAAGAGCAGAGGACAATgtttggagttggttctctctttccatctgtgaGTCTCAGGGATTAAGTTCAGGCCATTGGACTTGatagcaagctcctttacccgCTAAACTTACCATCCTGAAAggactttctgtctgtctttcaaattttcttttttctttctttcttactctatttatttacttacttacttgtttatttaGATAAGTGAATAAGCTTATGGTCCCTGTCTAAAGAGCAAGTGGTGATAAGCCTTCTGCTTTGCCTGTTACAGGCCTGGGAGCCTGGGGGGACCCACTCACAGTGCTGCAGGTGCACACTCCACCCAGCTGTTATTGGTCATGATACAAACATGCCTGGCCTGAtgtgctgtttttctgttttttgataGAAGGAAGAATTTCGAAGGAAGAAATAAGAGATCACGTTTCCGCAGAGACTCTGTTCTATATCTGCGGCCCGCCTCCAATGACGGACTTTTTTTCTAAGCAACTGGAAAACAGCCACGTTCCCAAGGAACACATTTGCTTTGAGAAGTGGTGGTAGGAAACAGGCACAGAAGGCCTGAGAGCCACTCAGAAGAGTGACACTCTTAAGTGTCCAGCACaagactgaaaaaagaaaaaagaaaaaaccaacaaCAGATTTCTACCATAAGCTCCCACACACTTCACAGGGCTATTCTAGACTACATTGATTTTTCTTTCACTAATGCCCGTTTAATTTATGTCGTGATAGCCCATTGTTATAAAGAGTTTCTGACCCCTAAGATAGGGTCAGTTATATAAAAGATGTATTCGTTACCCACTAGCTGGAAGACAGTTCCAGAGCCAGATTTGAGTTTGCCATAGAGAAGGGTATGGGGAAAggctttttaaaagcaaaaaaaaccaCAGGAAGGACTTCATTATCTATGTAAGCAAGCAAAAACTGGTCTGTTCTGCCAAGTTTAAATAGTTAAAGGAACTCAAAACAATCTTTGCATATCTGTGAAAGCAAGttacagaagcaaaaacaaaaacggtTATAGCAAGTAAATGGTCACGGCTGTATATTTCTGGGTGGGGGTCACTGAGTCACAGTTGTTTTCTGGGAAACAACCATTCTGGAATTTTAGTGAGTCTAGGGCAAATTGTACTCTTAGGTACTGAGATGGAAGTCTGGCACAAAATGGAGTTTCTCTGGTTGGCCTTTACACCATCAACTGATTGATACAGATTTTTTTGCCCTTGGGGGCAAAAGTAGTTTACTTACATTAATTAAAGGAAAATGTGGGGTTTGTGTGAACTATATACTTCTTTAAATTATTGGACAGAAAGTCATAAAACTTATGTTTGgtgaatttataattttaattacattcttaattttattttgaaaagtctTCATGTGtaatgttttggttttcttttactATGGATGGCCTGGAGCCTTGTCAGGAAATGAAAAATCTTTAGGAAACCAATTAGGAATGGATAAACTTCTTCTTGAAACTATTAGTATTACAAATCATTCTAGTTTCATTGACATCAGCGTGTTAAATAGTTTTCCAACCTTTGCTTACATTAAAAatctgaaattttttttgtattaacgAGATTGTACACATCTCCATTTTTCTATCTGTGGATACCTAATATGCCAAAATCACCTTAGATGAACAGTTATTAAAGTACTCACCTAAAAGTCTTTACCATGAATGTTCAAATGAAGCATTGACCTTGTTGCAACTCAGTTTCCTAAGTTATGAAAAGTTTGACAATCAGGATAAGACATAAGTATCTGTCTTGATTAGATAAAAAATTTTAAGCCAGTTCTTGTTGTGCTATGCCCAGTTGGTGAGActcccaaagaccaccaggaactgACTcagctgcaaatacatgagggtttattgtatACAAGCTCTAACAGGGGTCACAAACTTtctgtggaagcaggagaggaatgtggcccctttgtctaggggaacaaggtttttaaaaagaaaaaacataagcagggagttacatgccatggcattacatgattgggtaaaggaaattgatttttgaaatgattggtttccTTTAGGCGCCAAGACCATAAGCacttctggcctggccatctgggtcagtttcctagcaactgtatctctagtgatcAGGGAAAGAATTCAGTAAAGCTAGTTCCTTTCCCCAGGTAGCTGGACATAGCTCCATTTGGCTGGCCTTCACTCTGGCTTGTGCTCCAAACCCCAAACTAATACCCAAAATAACAATTTTCAATTATTtggtctctcattccctccttccaatGATCGTTTGAAggcccaatcttgggtcttccagatatgacacCTGGAGTCCTCCACATTTataaggcccaaagataaaattcaaaatgagtaggggtcccatCAGGGTGTATAtaagggtagtaagccaaggagagcTATTAAAagaggatttaaaccatcctctggaatgtTTTCTCTctaggatctctctaggcttttttGTTATTCTTGCTAAGGATTTTCTAATCATTCCTGACTGGtttacataaaaacaacatttctCTCTAAGGGCTGCACATAGCCCATCCTACTGTAAAAACAACGGATCTAATCCCCTTGTGTTTTGCAATACTTTCTACCAGGGAATTAACATTCTTTCCTAAATGGGTAATTTGAGTTCTAAAGGCACTGAATATCTTTATCAATATCTGCGTTTAAGATGTTAtaatttgggctggagagatggctcagaggttaagaacactggcttttcttcctaaaggtcctgagttcaattcccagcaaccacatggtggctcacaaccatctataatgaaatctgatgccccctcttctggcatgcaggcagaacatggtatacataataaataaatgaatgaatgaataaataaataaatttttttaaaaaatgttataattctggctttgtacatccagtGCTGCAATGCCAGTTCctactccagctaagcaggtctcCAAGATAATAGCTGATGTCAGGGATCCCCCTTTGACCTAGCATTTCAGCTGATTCCTAGTGGTCTTTGGGGGGTGTCACAACTGGGCATAACAGTTGTAAATGTTATCAAGGGAAAATCAGTATCTTAGGGGAAGCTCTCATATTTAAACAGGTAGTAAGATTCTGGTGGATATCCGTGTACTGCATTACAACCTAAAGTATTCTTTAATCATCATGTATGTGCCATCTTAAAGTTTCATCCTCCACCAACCTTGTACAACTTACTCAGATACTCTGTAACATAAGCTACCTGTTGTTCTCATATGTTTTATCTTAGGACAAAAATTTAATTTGCCATTCAAAAAGACTTTGCTTCCCATCCCCACaaatgtctcttttctttttagccCTTCTATGTGAATTTTCATATCCATATCATCCTTCACATCTCATTCTCATTCCTATTTACAGATTTCTTATTACTCTACTTGTTTTATACATACCAAAGACAAAGCAGCCCAACACATTCACCAACTTTGTAAGAGAATTGAGTCTACACAGACTTTATTGCCACCtgcactttttaaaaaggttCATTTACGCATTTTTCCCCTTGGATTCACAAGAGCCTGAGAGATGGAATACTAGAATCCAGAAAGACCTGTCCAAAATAACGAAGCTTCTAATGACCTTGGATAATGCAGTTAGCAAGAAAAAGCAGGAGGGAAAATATAGAGAGTTGAAAACCTTCACATGTAAATCCTGTAGTTCCAGGTTTGTATAGAAAAGGGGTCTACCCCATCGTACAAGGAGAGATTGCAGTAGTTGCTTTTCaaacaggaaggaagagagagagtagTAGTTCAGGCTGGATAGCAGACTTGGTGCCAGGGCCAAGAACAGCAGTCTAAACACAAGCATTCctatattcattttaaaaacaaaatatataaaaaccatAGAACATGAACAAGGCTTCAAATATTTTGTCATGTTGTACCTATCAAATTTATTTGTGTAGCATTATTAtatgtcataaaaatattttctattataaACAAATATTGAGTGTAATGATTTCATGGACATAAAGCCCCTAGTATATTATCTTGCGAACAAGACTTTTAATCTTCATAATTTACAATATACAGGCACAGGAAGTTTGATATTAGAAGGGCTAATCTAAGCCTTAAAACAGAATGCATTGCCCattataaacaaattaatttgAGTGATAGCTTCATCTTAATGCAAAAATAGCCCAACTTAAAGCTGACATTTCAAATGAAGGAATCTCTCCATGTGGCCAGTCCTCTGGTGCCTTCTGCTTTGTATTTAAATGTCTTTGTATTTAAATGTGCAGACTCAATAGAAGTGAGGAGGAAAATCTCCATCTCTTGGAGCTTGTCTAATGAAAGCATGAGGTCAGAAGATAACAGATTCGTTAGTATCCACTCCCCCACAATCCAGTACATAGAGTAGCCAAACTATTGCAAGAATGCAcctttttctattcctttttATAGGGTCATAACAATAGACCAGTTTGTCCAGACTTGTAGGGGGTTGGTTTGCTGCTTGTGTATTtagatgctaattactggcccttaAGTTACCGCCTCAGTAAACTtttatccttgttgtgtaaacccacctaagacattatacctgattggtttcTTAAAGGCCTAAaacttgggcagggcagaatggggtaggtgtggctaaggttcccaggctttgggaacTGGAGAATCACTGGTGACAGATAGACTGTTGTGGATATAGATGTGTTTGTTTTGGTCCGaggtgtgggatatggaactgattcagatagttcagaggagctctttgccagctgcagatagataaatctgaggactctggagaaagaataaatgccagagcccagaagggagaagagaaagaacaatggtgctctgcttcctccttgctgctctgggttgctgttgtgagacaagaagttagagatctcctgaaacaaggactgggctagctccaaggaacccaatgacctgaccagcaggaagcagctaagaaagaactgcaaCCCGTCTCCCACTTGTTGTCTCCTACCcgtctcctacctggtgttgtggtgttggaagggattggggtagcaTATAGTGAAAAAGACACAAGAAATGGTAAataagagttgtttttttttttaagtacaccaACAAtgggcaggaagagaggaaggaggatgccacgatgggttagcgtagagaagaaaccatgtgggccaggaggaaggactccaataatggcatggaaaggctCAGATAATGAATGCAagcaaatattaataaaattatggatggaaggtagcccagccAGGAATGgataaggtggatggcattggatgggggctgggagaggggtgatgaggttattgagatagcataggtCGAAATACCTGCCCAACTCAAGGTAaataggcaattataaaatctaacaggtgtctggtCTTCAtttgattgtgatagtgggtttaataataccaccatgataatcatgGAACAAATAACATTTTACAACAACACAGACTTGAAAGGACTTTTGCAGGAGTGGAGCAAAGCTATGCATTCAGCAGAGATCTGAAATCAACAAACAGAACTCTTAAGCCACAGGCCAACAgccagaaagaggaggaaaacaagACAGGAATAGAGCAGAACTGCTCTTAAGCCAGAAATCAAGCTATCTGTTCTTGGGAACAAATCCAAACAGTGCAATGAGTTCATTTAAGGGAAAGTGATAGGAAGTATTGGGAGCTGGGGAAGGAAAAGTGTTCAGGTGAAAGAACTTAGTTCCTTTGGGGAGTTTTCTCAGTAACTAAGTGACTGACAGAAAGTCCCAGAATCTATCCCAGCCATCACCAAGATATGTAACTAATACTGGAGTCATGTTCCCTGTCAACACAAATGCCAAAGAGCAGAAACCAGCATTGAACCTGTAATTTCACTTTATTCCAAGAGTTCTGAGGTGAAAGGTCAGTACCCAAGGAAGGCCCTCTGAGCATCACATCTTCATCCaacaggttgtttttgttttgtttttggtacaTTTAGGATGTGTGTGTGCTACTTGAAGTAGTCAGTTGTCTCAGTCCACattgtgggttctgaggatcaaactttTACTTCACCATGCCCCTTAATTGCTCTTGCTATTTTTCTAAGACCTTCTGTTTCCCATGGTTATAGAGAAATTCTTCATAGGTTGTTTTCCAGGTGTGACGCCTTCCTAGCTTCACTTGTTATTTACGTGGCCTTTATCAAGGCTTTTGTGATTGGCACCATGGTGGTCCAGATCCTTGCCAACCAATGAGAGGCGAGGCCCTGGCAGTGCTGTGCCCCAGTGCCTGCACCTGAAGATCTTGGCCACCCCTGTCTTGTCTTCCCTCTGCTGCTTACCTATATTCCCAGGCCCATCTCCAGCTAATTCAGCCAGCGCAGGCCTGCATTGGGAGAGAGCTTGTCTATGTTCTTGGGAATGTTTTGTCTTCTTCATTAACCTTTGTTTCCCATCCTCATTTCTGTCCATTTCATTCTAAGTATTTTGTTAAACACctgttttaaaaattaccttAGCTGAGCAgtggaggtgcacacctttaatcccagtacttgggaggcagaggcaggcagatctctgagttcgaggccctGTTTTGGAATAGAGCACGTACTTTGGTCACAGGCCATGGAGAAATAAAGCTGGTTCTGCCCAGGGTGCTCCCTTCCTGCTGGCTGTCTTCCGCAGCACTGAAAGGTGCTGGACAGGCTGCTGGAGGGAGAGCTCACCAATGGTCTCATCCAGCTGTGAACTCTGAACTGCAGTAATGACcactgtgatggctattctttgTTATCAACCTGCCTGCATCTGGAATTAAAACACTAAAATGGAGGACACACCCATGAGGaattttttgcttaatttgaagtaggaCGACACACTATTAATCCAGATTATTTGAGCTGGGGGGATGggggaacatgcctttaatccagatctaATTTGGGCCATGCCTTCTGCTGGAAGTCTACAAAGGGACTTGGAAGAAGGACGCTTTGGCTCTTTGCCTGCTGGCCCTCgccttgctagcaagtccattcctccactggcattagagcctacttctgcAGGATTCCAACATGTACTGAGACATCCAGCTTTGTGGACTGAGCAACGACTCGGTTCTTGGACTTTGTTCATAGCAATTGGCGAGATGAGCCCCTAGGTGCAGTAGTGGCCTCAATACTTAGGGATAACCAACTGCTTCCTGATGACAATTAAGGCCCGTCCACAGGGGCACAAGTCCTGACAAAATCCagccagtcaacattctagcCAGAGGTGGGAAGGGCTCACATATTCCCATCTCTAACTGGGGAGCTCTTGGCAGAGGGCTTCGGacaggaaagtcagttttctttaagggtctgGCCCCTGTTAGGCCAGCCACTCTCCAGTAGATGGCCCCACACTCATGAGTGGGAAGCAGAACTTGGACTCAGGTGGCTATTagggtttttaaaatattttttaaagccaaggtctcactatataaccctggctggcctggaactcacagagatctgctctgCCCcatgaatgctaggattaaaatcTTGCACCATCACAtccagattaaaaaataaaattagaggaTTTGAAGTCAGGAGGGTGTGGGGAAATAAGAAGTAGAACTGAGGAGTGTGAGAGAATAGAGGGGCATGATTATGGTCAAAATACACTGAAGTTCTCTAAGAGTTAATGTTTTAAAAGGGAAAGAGATTCTAGTGAGGAAATGGGGTAAAGAACCCTCATatactgctgatgggaatgtgaaATAATGCAGTTACCACGGAAACAGGAAGGGGGCTCCTCAACATAACAGAGCATGTGACACAGGGGTACCACTCCTAGACATTTACTCAAAGGGCTCTGTCAACCTCCCCTAGAATTTCACCCCCATGTTGACTGTAGCACTATTCACATGGAATCAACCAACTGAGGAATGGTACAGAAAATGTGGCATACACACAGGGAATTCAGTCATAAAGTAGAATATGTCCTCTGCCGAAAGATGGATGCAAATGGAGATATCCATATTATGTGATAATTCAAtctctgaaataaaaatattagtatTTCTTCTATCTATAGATTGTAgattatatatatgaatatatatttatataaatatatatttatatatttgtgtgtgtatgtgtaatgaaaatagatgcaaaaTTTTGTAGCATAACAAAGGAAAGTaacagaagggagaggaggaagaatgaaGCAGACTATGCCTAAATTCATCTTGAACTTGTGTAAAGGAAGTCAGCTCTGTGGAGGACACTTGCTTAGCAAACACAAGGACAGTGTTCTGGGTTACTCCCTGGCACCTGAGATGGGAAAAACAGAAGGGAGTAGCCCTAGGATGAAAATATCTTTATAACACCAGATAATGTGTACATTGGAAATGTCAGAACAGAGCAGACAAACAATAAACGCAAAGAgagcagtaattaaaaaataaataaatacatataaatgacAGGATTCTCATTCTCCAGGTGGCCGCCAGCTTAGGGAGGGTGCCAACTTGCCACGTCCCATCTTGCTTTTCCTTCGATGAGGATCTAGGTTGGTGTCTTCTGATGAGAGCAGAGCCTTTGTGAAATCTCCCCTGCAGTGCTCACCTCTGTGCCGCTGTCGCCCCAGGCAGAGGGTGTGGCTTGCTGGCTGGGTAGTGGCTGCTTGGCTCTGCCTGGTGGTTGTATGTCTCGGTTATGGAGGGGACTGCTCTTGGGCTTTAGATGGCGTGATGGATACTGGACTTGTGGCAGGGCCCAGTGGCTCCTCTGTGTATTTATGTGTCACTGCTTTTCCCTCCTCATGGGAAAAAAAAGTCATGGCAGCAGCTTCACTGCTTGGTGCCCCACAGGAAGTGAGTCCCACCGTATTCTATGCCTCAGCTAAATGTCTGCCCCATAGTGAGTGGAGATTCATTCGCTGTCTAACTATAGGGATTCCGCAGACCAGCTCTGAGAGGGCAGTTGC is from Meriones unguiculatus strain TT.TT164.6M chromosome 9, Bangor_MerUng_6.1, whole genome shotgun sequence and encodes:
- the Oxnad1 gene encoding oxidoreductase NAD-binding domain-containing protein 1 isoform X1 gives rise to the protein MPGLLQFLLSGSTMAHVVLIPWLSRGPVGAICAQTALWRLTASTLRHFTLTSMMKSKRKTDHLERTASVLRREVMAAAKVCEITYQSPSVKSLRLLVADKDFSFKAGQWVDFFIPGVSVVGGFSICSSPQLLERERIIELAVKYTNHPPALWVHNKCTLDSEVAVRVGGEFFFDPQPTDAPRNLVLIAGGVGINPLLSILRHSADLHRDQADRGRSRETGTIKLFYSAKNTSELLFQKDILDLVHEFPGKITCSLHVTKQTTQISAELKPYITEGRISKEEIRDHVSAETLFYICGPPPMTDFFSKQLENSHVPKEHICFEKWW
- the Oxnad1 gene encoding oxidoreductase NAD-binding domain-containing protein 1 isoform X2, producing the protein MAHVVLIPWLSRGPVGAICAQTALWRLTASTLRHFTLTSMMKSKRKTDHLERTASVLRREVMAAAKVCEITYQSPSVKSLRLLVADKDFSFKAGQWVDFFIPGVSVVGGFSICSSPQLLERERIIELAVKYTNHPPALWVHNKCTLDSEVAVRVGGEFFFDPQPTDAPRNLVLIAGGVGINPLLSILRHSADLHRDQADRGRSRETGTIKLFYSAKNTSELLFQKDILDLVHEFPGKITCSLHVTKQTTQISAELKPYITEGRISKEEIRDHVSAETLFYICGPPPMTDFFSKQLENSHVPKEHICFEKWW